Proteins encoded within one genomic window of Humulus lupulus chromosome 1, drHumLupu1.1, whole genome shotgun sequence:
- the LOC133784637 gene encoding MDIS1-interacting receptor like kinase 2-like has product MKRVPRTRFSLLVFLLLHIFVISLLPLKITSSPRTQAKALIKWKNSLAMEPSTLDSWSNNNINNLCNWTNVVCDGSTREISQIDLSNLKLNGTLDQFNFSPFLNITVFNLNNNGFSGFIPTAIGNLTKLTVLDLSDNDIEGQIPVEISRLTELQYLSLYDNFLEGAIPYQLSNLPKVWYLSLGANNLENSEWSKFSSMPSLTYLDIYLNLFNSTFPDFISKCRNLTFLDMSQNSWNGSIPESVFSNLGKLQSFNLTNNQFKGPLSPNISKLSQLTHLHLPNNFLSGEIPEGIGLLHGLEVLELYNNSFSGRIPSSIGQLKNLLRLDLHKNLLNSTIPSELGSCTKLVYLALAENSLRGELPLSLSNLNSITEIGLSNNKLSGPLSSALIANWTALTSLQVQHNSLSGHIPKEIGLLTNLTLLFLYQNNFTGPIPSEIGNLKELANLDLSGNHLNGPIPTSLWNLKNLDSVQLFYNNLVGTIPPEIGNLVSLSTFDVNTNRLSGELPVNISSLSNLVGFSVFTNNFNGTIPRDFGKNSPNLTYISFSNNSFSGKLPPYLCNGFKLETLTVNNNSFTGPLPECLRKCTNLKRVRLDENNFTGNITDAFGVHPALDFVRLSDNQFVGQISSTWGQCVNLTNLQMSRNKISGKIPPELGNVKNLQVLSLESNELIGEIPSQLGSLSLLFQLKLSNNHFTGIIPRSLSKLTKLETLDLSANNISGTIPTWLEDYKFLSSLNLSHNKFSGEIPQEIGNLGSLKYMLDLSSNSFTGEIPSNLAKLSSLEILNVSNNQLSGKIPSSFSSMVSLVSVDFSYNNLTGPIPIGKRFQNENAFLGNPGLCRDTEGVNLNPCSSMSKDKSGNKILIRVLVPICALIIFASVTVIACLLCQKSRLLNHKNRSNDKFDNPELLIWEKESKFTFREIVKATEDFSEKYCIGKGGFGSVYKAVLSSGAVAVKRLNVSDSNEVPKSYRQSFLNEIKTLTEVRHRNIIKLYGFCSRRGCMYLVYEYIQRGSLAKVLYGLDSEDLVWEIRMKIVQGLAHALAYLHHDCSPPIVHRDVTLNNILLEWDFEPKLSDFGTARMLNPDSSNWTNVQGSYGYMAPELAQTMRVTDKSDVYSFGIVALEVMMGRHPGEMLESLSASTRALSNGSELLLKDVLDQRLPPPDGELAEAVVFMVTVALSCARTNPEKRPNMRFVAQGLSARIQPYLSEPFGSITMNKLTGFRK; this is encoded by the exons ATGAAAAGAGTTCCAAGAACTCGTTTCTctcttcttgtttttcttctGCTTCACATTTTTGTGATTTCTTTGCTTCCATTGAAGATTACTTCCTCACCAAGAACACAAGCAAAGGCTCTGATAAAATGGAAGAACAGCTTGGCCATGGAACCATCAACTCTGGATTCATGGTCCAACAACAATATCAACAATCTCTGCAACTGGACTAATGTTGTCTGCGATGGCTCCACTAGAGAAATCTCACAAATAGACCTCTCAAACTTGAAACTGAATGGAACACTGGACCAGTTCAACTTCTCTCCATTCCTTAACATCACTGTCTTCAACCTCAACAACAATGGTTTCTCTGGTTTCATACCAACAGCCATTGGTAATCTCACCAAGCTCACTGTGTTGGACTTGAGTGACAATGATATTGAAGGACAGATACCAGTGGAGATAAGCCGGTTAACAGAGCTTCAATATCTCAGCCTGTACGACAATTTCCTTGAGGGGGCAATCCCTTACCAGCTCAGCAATCTACCAAAGGTATGGTACTTATCCCTTGGAGCAAACAACTTGGAGAATTCTGAGTGGTCTAAATTTTCAAGCATGCCTTCTTTGACCTACcttgatatttatttgaatctgTTTAATTCAACATTCCCAGATTTCATATCAAAGTGTAGGAACTTGACCTTCCTAGACATGTCTCAAAACAGCTGGAATGGTTCAATTCCAGAGTCTGTATTTTCCAATCTGGGCAAACTCCAATCTTTCAATCTCACTAATAATCAATTTAAGGGACCTTTGTCACCAAACATTTCAAAGCTTTCTCAGCTCACACACCTTCATTTGCCAAATAACTTTCTCAGTGGTGAAATTCCTGAAGGAATTGGTCTCCTACATGGTCTTGAGGTTCTTGAACTGTATAACAACTCCTTCAGTGGGAGAATTCCTTCTTCTATTGGCCAACTCAAGAATCTCTTGCGTCTTGATCTACACAAGAATTTATTAAACTCAACAATTCCTTCAGAGCTTGGTTCTTGTACTAAGCTCGTTTACTTGGCATTGGCTGAAAATAGTCTCCGTGGTGAATTGCCTTTGTCATTATCCAATCTGAATAGTATCACAGAAATTGGCTTATCAAATAACAAACTTTCAGGCCCTCTCTCCTCAGCCTTGATCGCTAATTGGACTGCTCTCACCTCATTGCAAGTGCAACACAACAGCCTCAGTGGGCACATTCCAAAAGAAATTGGGCTATTGACAAATCTTACCTTGCTTTTCCTATACCAAAATAACTTCACTGGTCCAATTCCCTCAGAGATTGGAAACTTGAAGGAACTAGCAAACTTGGATCTTTCTGGGAACCATCTTAATGGTCCAATTCCAACTTCTCTGTGGAATCTCAAAAACCTCGACTCTGTGCAACTGTTCTACAACAATCTGGTTGGAACCATCCCACCAGAGATTGGAAATCTAGTATCATTGTCAACTTTTGATGTTAACACAAACAGACTCTCAGGAGAGTTGCCGGTTAACATTTCCAGCCTCAGTAACTTGGTGGGGTTCTCTGTTTTCACCAATAACTTCAATGGAACAATCCCCAGAGACTTTGGGAAGAACAGTCCTAATTTGACATACATTAGCTTTTCAAACAACTCATTTTCCGGAAAGTTGCCACCATATTTGTGTAATGGGTTCAAGTTAGAGACTTTGACTGTGAACAACAACAGCTTCACGGGACCATTGCCCGAGTGCCTAAGAAAATGCACCAATTTGAAGAGAGTAAGGCTTGACGAGAATAATTTCACAGGAAATATTACTGATGCTTTTGGTGTTCACCCCGCTCTTGATTTCGTTCGACTAAGCGACAACCAATTCGTTGGTCAAATTTCAAGTACGTGGGGGCAATGTGTGAATCTCACCAATTTACAGATGAGTCGAAACAAAATCTCTGGTAAGATCCCACCTGAACTCGGGAATGTGAAGAATTTGCAAGTTTTGAGCTTAGAGTCTAACGAGTTAATTGGGGAAATTCCAAGTCAACTGGGGAGTCTTAGCCTGTTGTTCCAACTCAAGCTTAGCAATAATCATTTCACTGGGATCATCCCTCGAAGCCTTTCTAAGCTAACTAAGCTGGAAACTCTTGATCTGTCTGCGAACAATATTTCTGGGACCATTCCAACTTGGCTCGAGGATTATAAATTTTTGTCGAGCTTGAATCTTAGTCACAACAAGTTTTCTGGCGAAATACCTCAAGAGATTGGAAACTTGGGCTCGTTGAAGTACATGTTGGATCTCAGCAGCAATTCTTTCACTGGAGAAATCCCATCAAACTTGGCCAAGCTTTCATCACTGGAGATCCTCAACGTCTCAAATAATCAACTATCCGGCAAAATCCCATCGTCGTTTTCCAGCATGGTTAGTCTAGTTTCGGTCGATTTTTCCTACAACAACTTGACGGGTCCAATCCCAATTGGGAAACGTTTCCAAAACGAGAACGCCTTCTTGGGAAATCCTGGCTTATGCAGAGACACTGAAGGGGTCAACCTCAATCCGTGTAGCTCAATGTCAAAAGACAAATCTGGCAACAAGATTCTTATAAGGGTCCTTGTTCCCATCTGTGCTTTGATAATATTTGCGAGTGTGACTGTTATCGCTTGCTTGTTGTGTCAGAAAAGCAGACTCCTCAACCACAAGAATCGAAGCAATGACAAGTTCGACAACCCAGAGTTGTTGATATGGGAAAAAGAATCAAAGTTCACTTTCCGGGAAATTGTTAAGGCCACTGAGGACTTCTCCGAGAAATACTGCATTGGAAAAGGAGGATTTGGTAGTGTGTACAAGGCTGTTCTATCTTCGGGTGCTGTTGCTGTCAAACGTTTGAACGTGTCCGACTCGAACGAAGTCCCGAAGAGCTACCGCCAGAGTTTCCTTAACGAGATAAAGACTTTGACTGAGGTCAGGCACCGAAACATCATAAAGCTATATGGATTTTGTTCAAGGAGGGGCTGCATGTACTTGGTGTATGAATACATACAGAGAGGAAGCTTGGCAAAAGTGTTGTATGGCTTAGACAGTGAAGATCTTGTCTGGGAAATAAGGATGAAAATCGTTCAAGGCCTGGCTCATGCGCTTGCTTACCTACACCATGACTGTTCTCCGCCCATTGTCCACCGAGATGTCACCTTGAACAATATACTTCTCGAGTGGGACTTTGAGCCTAAACTGTCTGATTTTGGCACAGCCAGAATGTTGAACCCTGACTCTTCTAATTGGACTAACGTTCAGGGGTCATATGGCTACATGGCACCAG AGCTGGCACAGACAATGCGTGTAACAGATAAGAGTGATGTGTATAGTTTTGGAATTGTGGCTTTAGAAGTAATGATGGGAAGGCACCCTGGGGAGATGCTAGAATCACTATCAGCATCAACAAGAGCATTGTCAAATGGTTCTGAATTGCTTCTCAAGGATGTCTTAGACCAGAGGTTGCCTCCTCCAGATGGAGAATTGGCTGAGGCAGTGGTGTTCATGGTAACTGTAGCCTTGTCATGCGCTAGAACCAACCCTGAGAAGCGGCCAAACATGCGATTCGTGGCACAAGGGCTATCGGCTCGCATTCAGCCTTACCTCTCTGAACCTTTTGGCTCTATAACCATGAACAAGTTGACGGGCTTTCGAAAGTGA